A genome region from Anaerobacillus alkaliphilus includes the following:
- a CDS encoding DUF4017 family protein: protein MFKWPVIIYVLVCIIAIVIPASEGYQFIGWKLFVGQAYAIPAFIVSLIIFRIFKGNKAVQD, encoded by the coding sequence ATGTTTAAATGGCCAGTTATCATTTATGTTCTAGTATGTATCATCGCTATCGTTATTCCTGCATCGGAAGGGTATCAATTTATTGGTTGGAAGCTATTTGTTGGGCAGGCATATGCAATTCCAGCCTTTATCGTTTCCTTAATCATCTTTAGGATCTTCAAAGGAAATAAAGCAGTTCAAGATTAG
- a CDS encoding MFS transporter, with protein sequence MNRKLFLYVKAFSDFGNFMDMIVLNVLIYAATGSPVYLAAAMAARTFGGVLSSLFSGVVADRYNRRYIMIITNVLRALIILILIPFPNPTLIIVVSFLIGFTNTFFAVSFSSEVPTIFGEDKILQTNALVARLTSISLVAGFIGAALITDFLGYKITLLIDASTYLISALVLLKMNWETGSANRVIAVASGVKEKVISIFHDIKEVYKYLTVAPMLMMVNVVFLVGAFAGSSHNLGIPLLAEMIHVERQGFFYGMIWAVWGLGSVFATMILPRIKPFIEKQLYWVCFGSAILMSTGFIIFLSTTMVWIIFPFAFFTGIFDAAFTTLHATILQKSENHIRGRIFGVGMLLKSLGFALGFLVAPILLEKTSMPAMVWILHGALILTTCVIILVASNYKTKQKLLTKAS encoded by the coding sequence ATGAATCGTAAACTATTTTTATATGTAAAGGCTTTTTCTGATTTTGGAAATTTTATGGACATGATTGTGTTAAATGTCCTTATTTATGCTGCGACAGGCAGTCCCGTCTATCTTGCAGCTGCAATGGCGGCACGAACATTTGGAGGTGTTTTATCCAGTCTATTTTCAGGTGTTGTTGCTGACCGTTATAATCGAAGATATATCATGATTATCACAAATGTTCTTAGAGCTTTAATCATTCTTATTTTAATTCCGTTTCCGAACCCGACCCTTATTATTGTCGTTTCATTCCTAATCGGTTTTACCAATACATTTTTTGCAGTAAGCTTTAGCTCAGAGGTTCCGACAATCTTTGGTGAGGATAAAATTTTACAAACGAATGCATTGGTTGCTAGATTAACATCCATTAGTTTAGTAGCAGGGTTTATTGGAGCAGCACTAATAACTGATTTTTTAGGCTATAAAATTACCCTACTAATTGATGCATCCACCTACCTTATTTCAGCTTTAGTCCTTTTAAAAATGAATTGGGAAACCGGTTCAGCTAATAGAGTTATAGCTGTCGCTTCAGGTGTAAAAGAAAAAGTAATTAGTATTTTTCACGACATTAAAGAAGTGTATAAATACTTAACAGTTGCCCCAATGCTGATGATGGTCAATGTTGTCTTTCTTGTCGGGGCATTTGCAGGAAGCTCTCACAATCTAGGAATTCCTCTCTTAGCAGAAATGATCCATGTTGAGAGACAAGGCTTCTTCTATGGAATGATTTGGGCTGTTTGGGGACTGGGTTCTGTCTTCGCAACAATGATTTTACCTAGAATTAAACCCTTTATTGAAAAACAACTCTATTGGGTTTGCTTTGGTTCAGCAATCCTTATGTCAACAGGCTTTATCATTTTTCTATCAACAACGATGGTTTGGATCATCTTTCCGTTTGCCTTTTTCACTGGAATTTTTGATGCAGCCTTTACGACATTGCATGCTACGATTTTACAAAAATCTGAAAACCATATCCGTGGTCGAATTTTTGGTGTTGGAATGCTATTGAAGTCGTTAGGCTTTGCCCTAGGATTTCTTGTCGCACCCATCTTACTTGAAAAAACGTCTATGCCAGCGATGGTTTGGATTTTACATGGTGCACTTATTCTTACAACCTGTGTTATCATCCTCGTTGCCAGTAACTATAAAACGAAACAGAAACTCCTTACAAAAGCAAGCTAA
- a CDS encoding MBL fold metallo-hydrolase produces MFKKKFEQKAVNGVQMGNGTISFRGVTLNVHSFFLDGVLIDTGAKSLDRFFKSFFSELDIKKVVITHFHEDHTGCASYLQEDLQKPVFMDDAKLQSCTNKADYPLYRQLFWGRRKPFYAEVIGEIFYSQKAKWQVIKTPGHAIDHLAFLNDETGQLFTGDLYCQKKTKVVLRDESVPMIINSLKRILTYDFGDVFCSHAGYLSDGRTALEEKLEYLLELEGNILKLHDEGKGLREINRELFPKKHAVSYFSSGEWDSFHIVKSIIAQNKTLIS; encoded by the coding sequence ATGTTTAAGAAGAAATTTGAGCAAAAAGCAGTGAATGGGGTTCAGATGGGGAATGGGACGATTTCGTTTCGAGGCGTGACTTTAAATGTTCATAGCTTTTTTCTGGATGGTGTATTAATTGATACGGGAGCCAAATCATTGGATCGGTTTTTCAAGTCTTTTTTTAGCGAGTTAGATATAAAGAAAGTAGTAATTACTCACTTTCATGAAGATCATACAGGATGTGCGTCATACCTACAGGAAGACTTGCAAAAACCTGTATTTATGGATGACGCCAAGCTTCAATCTTGCACGAATAAGGCGGATTATCCGCTATACCGTCAATTGTTCTGGGGCAGACGTAAGCCGTTTTATGCAGAGGTAATTGGGGAAATATTTTATTCACAAAAGGCAAAATGGCAAGTGATTAAAACACCTGGGCATGCCATTGATCATCTAGCATTTTTAAATGATGAAACAGGGCAGCTTTTTACAGGGGACCTCTACTGTCAGAAAAAAACAAAGGTTGTTCTAAGGGATGAGAGTGTCCCGATGATTATTAATTCATTAAAAAGAATTTTAACCTATGATTTTGGTGATGTGTTTTGCAGTCATGCTGGATATTTAAGTGATGGGCGTACAGCTCTAGAGGAAAAGCTGGAATATCTATTGGAACTAGAAGGGAATATACTTAAGTTACATGATGAAGGTAAGGGCCTGCGGGAGATTAACAGGGAATTGTTTCCTAAGAAACATGCTGTATCTTATTTTTCTTCTGGAGAATGGGACTCTTTCCATATTGTAAAGTCTATCATAGCGCAAAACAAAACGCTTATATCGTAA
- a CDS encoding DUF1761 domain-containing protein: protein MILAIIVGVILYMAIGMLYYSPILFGNRWVEELNIKPEHPNYGLLTFVTIVTSIMLYVVLQLSQAQTLLDGALIGACIGIIVALAYAKDFIFGLATHSKNSRIVYFIAVGYHLIALTVIGAVMMLF from the coding sequence ATGATTTTAGCAATCATCGTCGGAGTAATTTTGTACATGGCTATCGGTATGTTATATTATTCACCGATACTATTTGGCAATCGCTGGGTGGAAGAATTAAACATCAAGCCTGAACATCCTAATTATGGACTCTTAACATTCGTAACAATTGTAACCTCCATCATGTTGTATGTCGTCCTTCAACTATCGCAGGCACAAACACTTCTAGATGGTGCCTTAATTGGTGCGTGTATCGGGATTATTGTAGCACTTGCCTATGCGAAAGATTTTATTTTTGGACTAGCAACACATAGTAAAAATTCTCGTATCGTTTATTTCATTGCTGTTGGTTATCATTTAATTGCTCTAACAGTCATTGGTGCAGTTATGATGCTATTTTAG
- a CDS encoding nuclear transport factor 2 family protein, whose product MEQIKQVLKEYFEAWNKGFISKDGEGIRAFMSESLVGHWAHSNLEKPDNYYYDYDLHSVLVQMDDAEKSFETLSITERKNGYEYVILGRETNVIKGEPFRAQCMFVWRKEDAGWKLVREYIELER is encoded by the coding sequence ATGGAACAAATAAAGCAAGTATTAAAGGAATACTTTGAGGCGTGGAACAAAGGTTTTATTTCTAAGGATGGCGAGGGTATCCGAGCGTTTATGTCCGAGAGTTTGGTAGGGCATTGGGCGCATTCAAACTTAGAGAAACCAGACAACTACTACTATGATTACGATCTTCATAGTGTTCTAGTGCAGATGGATGATGCAGAAAAAAGTTTTGAAACCTTATCAATTACTGAACGTAAAAATGGGTATGAATATGTAATTTTAGGAAGAGAGACTAATGTAATTAAGGGAGAACCGTTCAGAGCGCAATGTATGTTTGTCTGGCGTAAAGAAGATGCAGGTTGGAAATTAGTAAGAGAATATATTGAGTTGGAGAGATGA
- a CDS encoding MerR family transcriptional regulator, protein MEYTVKKLSMLAGISTRTLRYYDEIGLLTPARTNSSGYRIYGQKEVDKLQQILFYKELGLELDKIMDILNDPTFDAIAALKMHQAKLLEKREQLDLLINNVSKTIGANEGRIIMSDKEKFEGFKQKLIDENEEKYGKEIREKYGDETVNQSNAKLQNMTEEDLEKVTLLADQIHTTLAEAMKLGDPTSEVAQKAVDLHKQWLTYYWPTYSKEAHAGLAEMYVADERFKAYYDKEQDGVAELLRDAILIYTGMKN, encoded by the coding sequence ATGGAATATACCGTCAAAAAGCTAAGTATGTTAGCAGGAATCAGCACCCGTACACTTCGTTATTACGATGAGATTGGTCTCTTAACGCCGGCTAGGACCAATTCATCGGGATATCGGATTTATGGTCAAAAGGAAGTGGATAAACTGCAGCAAATTCTTTTTTATAAAGAGCTTGGTTTGGAACTCGACAAGATTATGGATATTCTTAATGACCCAACCTTTGACGCAATTGCTGCACTAAAAATGCACCAAGCTAAGCTTCTAGAAAAACGTGAACAGCTTGATTTGTTAATTAACAATGTAAGCAAAACCATTGGTGCAAATGAAGGGAGAATCATTATGTCCGATAAGGAAAAGTTTGAAGGATTTAAACAGAAGTTAATTGATGAGAACGAAGAAAAGTATGGAAAAGAAATTCGTGAGAAATATGGAGATGAAACTGTTAATCAATCTAATGCTAAACTTCAAAACATGACCGAAGAGGATCTTGAAAAAGTGACGTTACTGGCAGATCAAATTCATACAACATTAGCAGAAGCTATGAAATTAGGAGATCCCACTAGTGAAGTGGCACAAAAAGCAGTTGATTTGCATAAGCAATGGTTAACATACTACTGGCCAACCTACAGCAAAGAGGCTCACGCTGGTCTGGCCGAGATGTATGTCGCCGATGAGCGTTTTAAAGCCTACTATGATAAGGAGCAAGATGGTGTAGCTGAATTACTTAGAGATGCTATTTTAATATATACAGGAATGAAAAATTAG